From Pseudomonas sp. stari2, a single genomic window includes:
- the purF gene encoding amidophosphoribosyltransferase — protein MCGIVGIVGKSNVNQALYDALTVLQHRGQDAAGIVTSHDGRLFLRKDNGLVRDVFQQRHMQRLVGHMGIGHVRYPTAGSSTSAEAQPFYVNSPYGITLAHNGNLTNVEQLAKEIYESDLRHVNTSSDSEVLLNVFAHELAQRGKLQPTEEDVFAAVTDVHNRCVGGYAVVAMVTGYGIVGFRDPHGIRPIVFGQRHTDEGVEYMIASESVSLDVLGFTLIRDLAPGEAVYITEDGKLHTRQCATNPSLTPCIFEHVYLARPDSIIDGVSVYKARLRMGEKLAEKILRERPEHDIDVVIPIPDTSRTAALELANHLGVKFREGFVKNRYIGRTFIMPGQAARKKSVRQKLNAIELEFRGKNVMLVDDSIVRGTTCKQIIQMAREAGAKNVYFCSAAPAVRFPNVYGIDMPSAHELIAHNRSTQDVADLIGADWLIYQDLPDLIEAVGGGKIKIENFDCAVFDGKYVTGDVDEAYLNKIEQARNDASKVKTQAVSAIIDLYNN, from the coding sequence ATGTGTGGCATCGTCGGTATCGTCGGTAAGTCGAACGTCAATCAGGCGCTGTATGACGCGCTAACCGTGCTCCAGCACCGCGGCCAGGACGCTGCCGGTATCGTGACCAGCCATGATGGCCGGTTGTTCTTGCGCAAGGACAATGGCCTGGTGCGTGACGTGTTTCAACAGCGTCACATGCAGCGCCTGGTCGGCCACATGGGTATCGGCCACGTCCGTTACCCGACTGCCGGCAGCTCGACGTCGGCCGAGGCTCAGCCGTTCTACGTCAACTCGCCGTACGGCATCACCCTGGCGCACAACGGTAACCTGACCAACGTTGAACAGTTGGCCAAAGAGATCTACGAATCCGATCTGCGTCACGTCAACACCAGTTCCGACTCGGAAGTGTTGCTCAACGTGTTCGCCCACGAGCTGGCCCAGCGCGGTAAGCTGCAGCCGACCGAAGAAGACGTGTTTGCCGCCGTGACCGACGTGCACAACCGTTGCGTCGGTGGTTACGCTGTCGTGGCTATGGTGACCGGTTACGGCATCGTCGGTTTCCGTGACCCGCACGGCATTCGCCCGATCGTGTTCGGCCAGCGTCACACCGACGAAGGCGTCGAGTACATGATCGCCTCCGAAAGCGTTTCGCTGGACGTGCTCGGCTTCACCCTGATTCGCGACCTGGCGCCAGGCGAGGCGGTCTACATCACTGAAGACGGCAAGCTGCACACCCGTCAGTGCGCGACCAACCCGTCCCTGACCCCTTGCATCTTCGAACACGTCTACCTGGCGCGTCCGGATTCGATCATCGACGGCGTATCGGTCTACAAGGCCCGTCTGCGCATGGGTGAGAAGCTGGCTGAAAAGATCCTGCGCGAACGTCCTGAGCACGACATCGACGTAGTCATCCCGATTCCGGACACCAGCCGCACTGCCGCGCTGGAGCTGGCGAACCATCTGGGCGTGAAATTCCGCGAAGGCTTCGTCAAGAACCGTTACATCGGCCGTACCTTCATCATGCCCGGCCAGGCTGCGCGCAAGAAGTCGGTACGCCAGAAGCTCAACGCCATCGAGCTGGAATTCCGCGGCAAGAACGTGATGCTGGTGGATGACTCGATCGTTCGCGGCACCACCTGCAAGCAGATCATCCAGATGGCCCGCGAAGCCGGCGCGAAAAACGTCTACTTCTGCTCGGCTGCTCCGGCTGTGCGCTTCCCGAACGTGTACGGCATCGACATGCCGAGTGCACACGAACTGATCGCGCACAATCGTTCGACTCAGGATGTGGCTGACCTGATCGGCGCTGACTGGCTGATCTATCAGGATCTGCCTGACTTGATCGAAGCGGTCGGCGGCGGCAAGATCAAGATCGAAAACTTCGATTGCGCGGTGTTTGACGGCAAGTACGTCACCGGCGACGTCGATGAGGCTTACCTGAACAAGATCGAACAGGCACGCAACGATGCCTCGAAGGTCAAGACCCAGGCGGTCAGTGCGATCATCGATCTGTACAACAACTGA
- a CDS encoding CvpA family protein — translation MPFTWVDWAIVAIIAISALISLSRGFVKEALSLVTWIIAGAVAWMFGGSLSEYLAGYIQTPSARVITGCAIMFVATLIVGAMINYLIGELVRVTGLSGTDRFLGMAFGAARGVLLVVVAVGLLSLGPVQQDGWWKESQLVPKFLLVADWSKNLILGWSSQWLASGISVPADIPFKEQLLPSAKTPQ, via the coding sequence GTGCCATTTACCTGGGTTGACTGGGCGATCGTTGCAATCATCGCCATCTCCGCTTTGATCAGTTTGAGCCGCGGCTTCGTCAAAGAAGCATTGTCGCTGGTGACCTGGATCATCGCAGGAGCTGTTGCCTGGATGTTCGGTGGCTCGCTGTCCGAGTACCTCGCCGGATACATTCAAACTCCATCGGCTCGTGTGATCACGGGCTGTGCCATCATGTTTGTCGCCACACTGATCGTGGGCGCGATGATCAATTATCTTATCGGCGAGTTGGTTCGCGTCACCGGATTGTCCGGGACCGATCGATTCCTCGGCATGGCCTTCGGCGCTGCGCGTGGCGTGTTGCTGGTGGTCGTGGCGGTCGGGCTGTTGAGCCTGGGGCCGGTACAGCAGGACGGGTGGTGGAAAGAATCACAGCTCGTGCCAAAGTTTCTATTGGTCGCCGACTGGTCCAAGAACCTGATTCTCGGGTGGAGCAGTCAGTGGCTTGCCAGCGGAATCAGCGTACCCGCTGATATTCCGTTCAAGGAGCAACTCTTGCCGTCGGCCAAAACGCCTCAGTAA
- a CDS encoding cytochrome c: MKRLLTRLTLAVGFAVPVLAAHADDQVKRGEYLARAADCMACHTAPGGAPFAGGLPIVSPFGTIYGTNITPSKEHGIGLYTDEEFFAALTEGKRRDGANLYPAMPYTSYHLMPRADSDAIHAYLKTIEPIERAAPVTSLSFPFNVRPGLMGWNMMYGKALKLEPAEGKSDAWKRGQYMVEVLGHCGECHTPRGLPGAMQLDKRLTGGILNGYLAPSLLATDLAARGWNQQDLSTFLKHGMSAQGTMFNEMFPVFHNSTQGLNDPDLAAMATFLLGDKPPAAKELNDVPVEKLSASAQRGRQEYLNVCAGCHAAGGEGKPHIAVAMRGNTTLRLEDPRNLVRVIEDGIGEQKFAGFEHMQPMPGFADKLSAEQLTDLLNYLRQGWGGQSAELAVGDVQKLQADAPSIERKVH; the protein is encoded by the coding sequence ATGAAGCGTTTATTGACCCGCCTGACCCTGGCGGTCGGGTTTGCCGTGCCTGTGCTGGCGGCGCATGCAGATGATCAGGTCAAGCGCGGCGAATACCTCGCCCGCGCCGCCGACTGCATGGCTTGCCATACAGCACCAGGCGGCGCGCCGTTTGCCGGCGGCCTGCCGATCGTGTCGCCGTTCGGCACGATCTACGGCACCAACATCACTCCAAGCAAGGAGCACGGCATCGGTCTCTACACCGATGAAGAGTTCTTCGCCGCGCTCACCGAAGGCAAGCGTCGCGACGGCGCCAATCTGTACCCGGCGATGCCGTACACCTCGTATCACTTGATGCCGCGTGCGGATTCGGATGCGATTCATGCGTATCTGAAAACCATCGAGCCGATCGAGCGCGCCGCGCCGGTGACGAGCCTGAGCTTTCCGTTCAACGTGCGTCCGGGCCTGATGGGCTGGAACATGATGTACGGCAAAGCCTTGAAGCTGGAGCCGGCCGAAGGTAAAAGCGACGCTTGGAAGCGCGGCCAGTACATGGTCGAAGTGCTCGGTCATTGCGGCGAATGCCACACGCCACGCGGCTTGCCTGGCGCGATGCAACTGGACAAACGCCTGACCGGCGGCATCCTCAACGGCTACCTGGCACCGAGCCTGCTGGCGACGGATCTGGCGGCTCGCGGCTGGAATCAACAGGACCTGAGCACGTTCCTCAAACACGGCATGAGCGCCCAAGGCACGATGTTCAACGAGATGTTCCCGGTGTTCCACAACAGCACCCAGGGCCTGAATGATCCGGATCTGGCGGCGATGGCAACCTTCCTGCTCGGCGACAAGCCGCCGGCAGCGAAAGAGCTGAACGATGTGCCAGTAGAGAAACTCAGTGCCAGCGCTCAACGCGGCCGTCAGGAATACTTGAACGTCTGCGCCGGCTGTCACGCGGCCGGTGGCGAAGGCAAGCCGCATATCGCGGTGGCCATGCGCGGCAATACCACGCTGCGTCTGGAAGACCCGCGCAATCTGGTTCGAGTGATCGAGGACGGTATCGGCGAACAGAAATTCGCCGGATTCGAACATATGCAGCCGATGCCGGGTTTTGCCGACAAGCTCAGTGCCGAACAACTGACCGATCTGCTGAACTACCTCCGTCAGGGTTGGGGTGGGCAATCTGCTGAACTGGCGGTGGGCGATGTGCAGAAGCTTCAGGCTGACGCTCCGTCTATCGAGCGCAAGGTGCACTGA
- a CDS encoding O-succinylhomoserine sulfhydrylase: MSQEWDAGRLDSDLEGVAFDTLAVRAGQHRTPEGEHGDPMFFTSSYVFRTAADAAARFAGEVPGNVYSRYTNPTVRSFEERIAALEGAEQAVATATGMAAIMAVVMSLCSAGDHVLVSRSVFGSTISLFEKYFKRFGVEVDYVPLADLSAWDAAIKSNTKLLFVESPSNPLAELVDITALSEIAHAKGAMLVVDNCFCTPALQQPLKLGADIVVHSATKFIDGQGRCMGGVVAGRGEQMKEIVGFLRTAGPTLSPFNAWIFLKGLETLNLRMKAHCANAQQLAEWLEQQDGIEKVHYAGLKSHPQHELAQRQQKGFGAVVSFEVKGGKEGAWRFIDATRLISITANLGDSKTTITHPSTTSHGRLAPQEREAAGIRDSLIRIAVGLEDVADLQVDLARGLAAL; the protein is encoded by the coding sequence ATGAGTCAGGAATGGGATGCCGGTCGGCTGGACAGCGACCTCGAAGGCGTAGCGTTCGATACCCTGGCCGTACGTGCCGGTCAGCACCGTACGCCGGAAGGCGAGCACGGTGATCCGATGTTCTTCACTTCCAGCTACGTGTTCCGTACCGCCGCCGACGCCGCTGCACGGTTTGCCGGGGAAGTGCCGGGCAACGTTTACTCGCGTTACACCAACCCGACCGTTCGTTCGTTCGAAGAGCGCATTGCTGCGTTGGAAGGCGCCGAGCAAGCCGTAGCTACAGCGACGGGCATGGCCGCGATCATGGCGGTGGTGATGAGCCTGTGCAGTGCTGGCGATCATGTGCTGGTGTCGCGTAGCGTGTTCGGTTCGACCATCAGTCTGTTCGAGAAGTATTTCAAGCGCTTCGGCGTGGAAGTCGATTACGTGCCGCTGGCGGATCTGTCGGCCTGGGATGCGGCGATCAAGTCCAACACCAAATTGCTGTTCGTCGAGTCGCCGTCCAACCCGCTGGCTGAGCTGGTGGATATCACTGCGCTGTCGGAAATCGCACACGCCAAGGGCGCGATGCTGGTGGTCGACAACTGCTTCTGCACGCCTGCGCTGCAGCAACCGCTGAAGCTCGGTGCAGACATCGTTGTGCACTCGGCCACCAAGTTCATCGATGGCCAGGGCCGTTGCATGGGCGGCGTGGTGGCCGGTCGCGGCGAGCAGATGAAAGAAATCGTCGGCTTCCTGCGCACTGCCGGCCCGACCCTGAGCCCGTTCAATGCCTGGATCTTCCTCAAAGGCCTGGAAACCCTGAATCTGCGGATGAAGGCGCACTGTGCCAACGCCCAGCAACTGGCTGAATGGCTGGAGCAGCAGGATGGCATCGAGAAAGTGCATTACGCCGGTCTCAAGAGCCATCCGCAGCACGAGCTGGCCCAGCGTCAGCAGAAGGGCTTTGGTGCGGTCGTCAGCTTCGAGGTCAAGGGTGGCAAAGAGGGCGCGTGGCGCTTTATCGATGCAACCCGTTTGATCTCGATCACTGCCAACCTGGGTGACAGTAAAACCACCATCACCCACCCGAGCACTACCTCCCATGGTCGTCTGGCGCCGCAGGAGCGTGAAGCGGCGGGGATTCGTGACAGCCTGATCCGCATCGCGGTCGGTCTGGAAGACGTCGCTGACCTGCAAGTCGACCTGGCGCGCGGTCTGGCGGCGTTGTGA
- the folC gene encoding bifunctional tetrahydrofolate synthase/dihydrofolate synthase produces MTERTLGEWLAYLEQLHPSAIDMGLERSQQVASRMGLGQPAPRVITVTGTNGKGSTCAFVASLLRAQGLSVGVYNSPHLLRYNERVQLNGVEATDAQLCEAFAAVEAGRGETSLTYFEMGTLAAFWLFQQAGLDAVVLEVGLGGRLDTVNVVDADVALVTSIGVDHADYLGNTRESVAFEKAGIFRQGKPALCGDLNPPQPLLDKVRELACPFFLRGRDFDLGITDQFWQWRGTDAEGQLVELHDLPLLDLPMENAALALQAYLLLGLPWNAGQIVAALKATRVVGRLDRRSFEWNGKRLNLLLDVGHNPHAAEYLARRLAARPPVGKRLAVFGLLADKDLGGVIGELNASVQHWAVAPLDSPRARPVAELNDALQNLGASVTSYDSVAAALEGQCAVATSDDEILLFGSFYCVAEALEWLSRRSTEEAANGFAG; encoded by the coding sequence ATGACCGAGCGCACCCTTGGCGAGTGGCTCGCCTACCTTGAGCAGTTGCATCCCTCGGCCATCGACATGGGGCTGGAGCGTTCGCAACAGGTAGCGTCCCGTATGGGGCTGGGCCAGCCGGCGCCTCGGGTGATTACGGTCACCGGCACCAACGGCAAGGGTTCGACCTGCGCTTTCGTGGCTTCGCTGCTGCGGGCGCAGGGCCTGAGCGTTGGTGTCTACAATTCCCCGCACCTGCTGCGTTACAACGAGCGGGTGCAGCTCAATGGCGTCGAAGCCACTGATGCGCAGCTGTGCGAAGCCTTCGCTGCGGTCGAGGCTGGGCGTGGCGAAACGTCCCTGACTTACTTCGAAATGGGCACCCTGGCGGCGTTCTGGCTGTTTCAGCAGGCCGGGCTCGATGCGGTGGTGCTGGAAGTCGGTCTGGGCGGGCGTCTGGACACGGTCAACGTGGTCGATGCCGACGTCGCGCTGGTCACCAGCATTGGTGTCGATCATGCCGATTACCTGGGCAACACCCGCGAATCCGTGGCCTTCGAGAAGGCCGGGATTTTCCGTCAGGGCAAACCAGCGCTGTGCGGCGATCTGAATCCTCCACAACCTTTGCTGGACAAGGTGCGCGAACTTGCTTGCCCGTTCTTCCTGCGTGGGCGCGATTTCGATCTCGGCATCACTGATCAATTCTGGCAGTGGCGCGGCACCGATGCTGAAGGTCAGCTCGTCGAGCTGCACGATTTGCCTTTGCTCGATCTGCCGATGGAGAACGCTGCGCTGGCGTTGCAGGCTTATCTGCTGCTCGGTTTGCCATGGAATGCCGGGCAGATTGTTGCGGCGTTGAAGGCGACTCGCGTGGTCGGTCGTCTTGATCGTCGTTCGTTCGAATGGAATGGCAAGCGTCTGAATCTGCTGCTGGACGTTGGCCATAACCCGCATGCGGCGGAGTATCTGGCGCGGCGTCTGGCTGCGCGTCCGCCGGTCGGCAAGCGTCTGGCGGTGTTCGGCCTGTTGGCGGACAAGGATCTGGGCGGTGTCATCGGTGAGTTGAATGCCAGCGTCCAGCATTGGGCGGTGGCGCCGCTGGATTCGCCGCGGGCGCGTCCGGTGGCTGAATTGAATGACGCATTGCAGAACCTTGGCGCTTCGGTCACGTCTTATGACAGCGTGGCGGCGGCTCTGGAAGGGCAGTGTGCAGTGGCCACCAGCGACGACGAGATCTTGCTGTTCGGATCATTTTATTGTGTCGCCGAGGCCCTGGAATGGTTGTCTCGGCGCTCCACGGAGGAAGCGGCAAATGGCTTTGCTGGATAA
- a CDS encoding (2Fe-2S)-binding protein, which yields MANRPLQLTLNGQSVGPVDIPDDLPMIDYLHEYKNLTGSRLGCGQGICHACVVIVDNPDGTSEEVRTCITGAHYFEGKKVRTIEGHAKRDEQGQVTELNPIQQRFVDEFAFQCSYCAPGFVNAATVLVEKLQRQPIVKSKLEQVIEDSLGHHICRCTGYVRYYNATRNVLTDLGLVKEG from the coding sequence ATGGCTAACCGTCCGCTTCAACTGACCCTCAACGGTCAATCCGTCGGCCCGGTGGACATCCCTGATGACCTGCCGATGATCGATTACCTGCACGAATACAAGAACCTCACCGGCTCGCGCCTGGGCTGCGGCCAGGGCATCTGCCACGCCTGTGTGGTGATCGTCGACAACCCGGACGGCACCAGCGAGGAAGTGCGCACCTGCATCACCGGCGCGCATTACTTCGAGGGCAAGAAAGTCCGCACCATCGAAGGCCACGCCAAGCGTGACGAGCAAGGCCAGGTCACCGAGCTGAACCCGATCCAGCAGCGTTTCGTCGACGAATTTGCTTTCCAGTGCAGCTACTGCGCACCGGGCTTCGTCAACGCCGCGACCGTGCTGGTGGAAAAGCTGCAACGCCAGCCGATCGTCAAAAGCAAACTGGAACAAGTCATCGAGGACAGCCTCGGCCATCACATCTGCCGTTGCACCGGGTATGTGCGTTACTACAACGCCACACGCAACGTGCTGACCGATCTCGGCCTGGTCAAGGAGGGTTAA
- a CDS encoding xanthine dehydrogenase family protein molybdopterin-binding subunit — protein MSNREISRRSFLQGGLVAGVSVTLTPLSSQALAALMENSVTVPSEQWLGNNGKARQRNDALSKVCGSKVFARDIRSKDMPGWPQQQGHAMLLKTIKADRIYDGYDLSWLGADLQPDRIVTAADLDKDGIVFPEEHAPDPLLPEGKVPMFIGHPVAILIWNDFERFRQAKNKLKFNDKAIRYGAQVPFYEGDPYGSFRYVRVGGPTSADEDEFASLKDSILFPMLKNRRPVWNSQPNLHGNLTERGLFYADRMKKEIDTPPDNWLVFDERYKTPSIEPAAMEPDNGNGWYDPATKTLHFVVATQCPLEAATETAKMISPSRFGLANLNMHPGYTVGYGSKDHNIFVYYAALAALYGAGVPIRLANDRYEQFQSGIKRHPFDIRYQLAVDKTDHSFKIFRAEMSVDGGGRINYSPSVAAVGATAAQSIYYMPQNDLQVTAYHSRAVEAGSMRGYGTLQSMASTEMMVDEIADRLGVDAIDLRRKNALRSGMKNTQGAIPAGALRLHEILDKASLHEVWKNRDAIKKQREAADPDNWYGVGFAICQKDFGTGSEAPMASIEFTAEGRISLRHIGIEIGTGMSTSQALVVADFLGSPAHDVKTGETEWKEMQLVTAGNPYIMSQAEQDNFLRNPRWVGKLASASSATNSAYYFSHATREAARVLFNHGLWPAALEIWRQGPYGGQANPYVVRREDAHWVDGKLTANGMQPLTFEELAKRAHERGLVTGATVHGFNRWSWAEAEYSIDGVRERLPLDGLAVKYGDGAPKAKKAQMTSAGFHLLDRQNIAYPVVQLNNAAVTYYSPVATLVELKVNKGSAEVEVLNHHSWLECGRVLVEELVRGQLEGGIAMGIGHALMEEMPLYEGGPGEGDWNFNRYRLPMARHVAVWKQTSEILPPLSPSDPSKGIAEVVMIPVVGAIGNAVAHAIGKRVRDLPITAARIKEALNG, from the coding sequence ATGTCCAACCGTGAAATATCCCGGCGCTCGTTCCTTCAGGGCGGGCTGGTGGCGGGTGTGAGCGTTACGCTCACGCCGCTCAGCAGTCAGGCGCTGGCTGCCTTGATGGAAAACAGCGTGACCGTGCCGTCCGAGCAATGGCTCGGCAACAACGGCAAGGCGCGCCAGCGTAACGATGCCTTGTCCAAGGTCTGCGGCAGCAAAGTGTTTGCCCGCGACATCCGTTCCAAGGACATGCCGGGCTGGCCCCAGCAACAGGGCCACGCCATGTTGCTGAAAACCATCAAGGCCGACCGCATCTACGACGGCTATGACCTGTCGTGGCTCGGCGCTGATCTGCAGCCTGACCGCATCGTCACCGCTGCCGACCTGGACAAGGACGGTATCGTGTTCCCTGAGGAGCACGCCCCGGATCCTCTGCTGCCTGAGGGCAAGGTACCGATGTTCATCGGTCACCCGGTGGCTATCCTGATCTGGAACGACTTCGAGCGGTTCCGCCAGGCCAAGAACAAACTCAAATTCAATGACAAAGCGATTCGTTACGGTGCTCAAGTACCGTTCTACGAAGGCGACCCCTATGGCAGCTTCCGCTACGTGCGCGTCGGTGGCCCGACGTCGGCGGATGAAGACGAGTTCGCCAGCCTCAAGGACTCGATCCTGTTCCCGATGCTGAAAAACCGTCGTCCGGTGTGGAATTCCCAGCCGAACCTGCACGGCAATCTGACCGAGCGCGGCCTGTTTTACGCCGACCGCATGAAGAAAGAGATCGACACCCCACCGGACAACTGGCTGGTGTTCGACGAGCGCTACAAGACCCCGTCGATCGAACCGGCCGCGATGGAACCGGACAACGGCAACGGCTGGTACGACCCGGCCACCAAGACCCTGCACTTCGTCGTTGCCACCCAGTGCCCGCTGGAAGCGGCAACCGAGACCGCGAAGATGATCTCGCCGTCGCGCTTCGGCCTGGCCAACCTGAACATGCACCCGGGTTACACCGTCGGTTACGGTTCCAAGGACCACAACATTTTCGTCTACTACGCGGCCCTGGCAGCGTTGTACGGCGCAGGTGTGCCGATTCGCCTGGCCAACGACCGCTACGAGCAGTTCCAGAGCGGCATCAAGCGTCACCCGTTCGACATTCGCTACCAGTTGGCGGTGGACAAGACCGACCACAGCTTCAAGATTTTCCGCGCCGAAATGAGCGTCGATGGTGGCGGCCGGATCAACTACAGCCCGTCGGTGGCCGCTGTTGGCGCCACTGCGGCGCAGTCGATCTACTACATGCCGCAGAACGACCTGCAGGTCACTGCTTACCATTCCCGCGCCGTTGAAGCGGGTTCGATGCGTGGTTACGGCACGCTGCAGAGCATGGCCTCCACCGAAATGATGGTCGACGAAATCGCCGATCGCCTTGGTGTCGATGCCATCGATCTGCGCCGCAAGAACGCACTGCGTTCGGGAATGAAAAACACCCAGGGCGCGATCCCGGCCGGTGCCTTGCGCCTGCACGAGATTCTCGACAAGGCTTCGCTGCACGAAGTCTGGAAAAACCGCGACGCAATCAAGAAACAGCGTGAAGCAGCAGACCCGGACAACTGGTATGGCGTGGGTTTCGCCATTTGCCAGAAAGACTTCGGCACCGGTTCCGAAGCGCCGATGGCCAGCATCGAGTTCACCGCTGAAGGACGCATTTCCCTGCGTCACATCGGTATCGAGATCGGTACCGGCATGTCCACTTCGCAAGCCCTGGTGGTCGCCGATTTCCTCGGCAGCCCGGCGCACGACGTGAAGACGGGCGAAACCGAATGGAAGGAAATGCAGCTGGTGACCGCCGGCAACCCTTACATCATGAGCCAGGCCGAGCAGGACAACTTCCTGCGTAACCCGCGTTGGGTCGGCAAGCTGGCTTCCGCGTCGTCCGCGACCAACTCTGCCTACTACTTCAGCCACGCCACCCGTGAAGCGGCGCGCGTGCTGTTCAACCACGGTCTGTGGCCTGCAGCGCTGGAGATCTGGCGTCAGGGTCCGTACGGCGGCCAGGCCAATCCTTACGTGGTGCGTCGCGAAGATGCGCATTGGGTTGACGGCAAACTGACCGCCAACGGCATGCAGCCACTGACCTTCGAAGAGTTGGCCAAGCGTGCGCACGAGCGCGGTCTGGTCACTGGCGCCACGGTTCACGGTTTCAACCGCTGGAGCTGGGCAGAAGCCGAATACAGCATCGACGGCGTGCGCGAACGTCTGCCGCTCGACGGTCTGGCGGTGAAATACGGTGATGGTGCGCCAAAAGCGAAAAAGGCACAGATGACCAGTGCCGGTTTCCACCTGCTGGATCGGCAGAACATCGCCTATCCGGTGGTTCAACTGAATAACGCCGCCGTGACCTACTACAGCCCGGTCGCAACGCTGGTCGAGCTGAAGGTCAACAAAGGTTCGGCAGAAGTCGAAGTGCTCAACCATCACTCGTGGCTGGAATGCGGTCGGGTGCTGGTTGAAGAACTGGTTCGTGGCCAGCTCGAAGGCGGGATCGCCATGGGCATCGGTCACGCCTTGATGGAAGAGATGCCGCTGTACGAAGGCGGGCCGGGGGAGGGTGACTGGAACTTCAACCGTTATCGCCTGCCGATGGCGCGCCATGTGGCGGTGTGGAAGCAGACGTCGGAAATCCTGCCGCCGCTGTCCCCAAGCGACCCGTCAAAAGGCATCGCCGAAGTGGTGATGATCCCGGTGGTCGGTGCCATCGGTAACGCCGTGGCCCACGCCATCGGCAAACGTGTCCGCGATCTTCCAATCACTGCTGCGCGCATCAAGGAGGCCCTCAATGGCTAA
- a CDS encoding SPOR domain-containing protein gives MALLDKAYKQRMVGALVLVALAVIFLPMLFSRQDEQRQVTVEAPAAPQAPAVAQIQMETVAVPEPQVLPQEPVPSDDEVAEQAAPAAPITPAAPTPAPAPVAKPVAVAPAPAPAPVTKPAAAPAQPIAALSAKPDTTQSRVDANGLSVSWSVQLASLSSRASAESLQKTLRSQGYNAYIRSADGKNRVFVGPLIERAEADRLRDLLSRQQNLKGFVVRFQPERG, from the coding sequence ATGGCTTTGCTGGATAAAGCGTACAAGCAGCGCATGGTCGGTGCCCTGGTGCTGGTGGCGCTGGCGGTGATTTTCCTGCCGATGCTGTTTTCCCGTCAGGATGAACAGCGTCAGGTAACCGTCGAGGCGCCGGCAGCGCCGCAAGCGCCTGCCGTGGCGCAAATCCAGATGGAGACAGTGGCGGTGCCTGAGCCGCAGGTTCTGCCGCAAGAGCCGGTGCCGAGTGACGACGAGGTTGCCGAGCAGGCAGCGCCAGCGGCACCGATTACACCTGCTGCGCCGACACCGGCTCCAGCACCGGTAGCCAAGCCAGTCGCCGTTGCGCCTGCACCTGCACCTGCGCCGGTGACCAAGCCTGCTGCAGCCCCGGCCCAGCCGATCGCTGCGCTGTCTGCCAAGCCCGATACCACCCAGAGCCGCGTCGATGCCAATGGCCTGTCGGTAAGTTGGTCGGTGCAGTTGGCCAGTCTGTCGAGTCGCGCCAGCGCCGAAAGCCTGCAGAAAACCCTGCGCAGTCAGGGTTATAACGCTTACATCCGCTCCGCCGATGGCAAGAATCGTGTGTTTGTCGGTCCGCTGATCGAGCGCGCCGAAGCCGATCGTTTGCGCGATTTGCTGAGCCGCCAGCAGAACCTCAAGGGGTTTGTGGTGCGCTTCCAGCCCGAGCGTGGCTGA
- a CDS encoding SDR family oxidoreductase, whose protein sequence is MIELSTPNTGTHGRVALVTGAARGIGLGIAAWLISEGWQVVLTDLDRARGSKVAKVLGENAWFIAMDVADESQVALGVAEVLGQFGRLDALVCNAAVADPHNITLESLDLAYWNRVLAVNLSGPMLLAKHCAPYLRAHNGAIVNLASTRAAQSEPDTEAYAASKGGLLALTHALAISLGPEIRVNAVSPGWIDARDPSARRAEPLTDTDHAQHPAGRVGTVEDVAAMVAWLLSKNAGFVTGQEFVVDGGMTKKMIYSE, encoded by the coding sequence GTGATCGAGTTGTCCACGCCAAATACGGGCACCCATGGCCGCGTTGCGCTGGTCACGGGTGCCGCTCGCGGCATCGGTCTGGGGATCGCAGCGTGGCTGATCAGCGAAGGCTGGCAAGTGGTGCTGACAGACCTGGACCGGGCGCGTGGTTCCAAGGTCGCGAAAGTGCTGGGTGAAAACGCCTGGTTCATCGCCATGGACGTGGCGGATGAAAGCCAGGTGGCGCTCGGCGTTGCGGAAGTGCTGGGGCAGTTCGGTCGTCTGGATGCGTTGGTGTGTAACGCGGCGGTGGCCGATCCGCACAACATCACCCTGGAAAGCCTGGATCTGGCCTACTGGAACCGGGTGCTGGCGGTGAATCTCAGCGGGCCGATGTTGCTGGCCAAGCATTGCGCGCCTTATCTGCGGGCGCACAACGGGGCGATCGTCAATCTGGCCTCGACCCGAGCGGCGCAGTCAGAACCTGATACCGAAGCCTATGCGGCGAGCAAGGGCGGCTTGCTGGCGTTGACTCATGCGCTGGCAATCAGCCTTGGACCGGAGATTCGTGTCAATGCGGTCAGTCCGGGCTGGATCGATGCGCGGGATCCCTCTGCGCGGCGTGCCGAACCACTGACTGATACCGATCATGCCCAGCATCCGGCGGGCAGGGTAGGGACAGTCGAGGATGTGGCGGCGATGGTGGCGTGGCTGCTGTCGAAGAATGCCGGGTTTGTGACGGGGCAGGAATTCGTGGTCGACGGCGGTATGACCAAGAAGATGATTTACTCGGAATAA